A single region of the Streptomyces sp. NBC_01262 genome encodes:
- a CDS encoding phosphorylase family protein, whose product MGQSGPPLLIVCALRFERFALRAGRRHLDGAGGVSVLRTGMGAQAAERAVTDALRAPDLRDASVLTTGFCAGLAPGTRPGDVVVAQGTEESDSLAAVLKAAGHTVHTGLLAQSDHVVRGAERAALSATGAIAVDMESAAMMRAALAQGARPVAAARVIVDTPEYELVRVGTLRTGITAFRVLRDLLPAFLEWHRSNALPWR is encoded by the coding sequence ATGGGCCAGTCCGGCCCACCGCTGCTCATCGTCTGCGCTCTGCGCTTCGAGCGGTTCGCGCTGAGAGCCGGCCGCCGTCACCTCGACGGCGCCGGCGGCGTCAGCGTGCTGCGTACGGGCATGGGAGCGCAGGCCGCGGAGCGCGCCGTCACCGACGCGCTGCGCGCCCCGGATCTCCGGGACGCCTCGGTCCTGACCACCGGCTTCTGCGCCGGGCTCGCGCCCGGAACACGGCCGGGCGACGTGGTGGTCGCACAGGGAACCGAGGAGAGCGACAGCCTGGCCGCCGTGCTCAAGGCGGCCGGGCACACCGTGCACACCGGCCTGCTCGCCCAGTCGGACCACGTCGTGCGCGGCGCGGAGCGGGCAGCGCTCAGCGCCACCGGTGCCATCGCCGTCGACATGGAATCGGCCGCGATGATGCGCGCCGCCCTCGCCCAGGGCGCGCGCCCCGTCGCGGCAGCTCGCGTAATCGTCGACACCCCTGAGTACGAACTGGTGCGTGTCGGCACGCTGCGCACCGGAATCACCGCATTCCGCGTGCTAAGGGATCTTCTTCCTGCCTTTCTCGAATGGCACCGTTCTAACGCGCTCCCCTGGAGGTGA
- the shc gene encoding squalene--hopene cyclase codes for MTATTDGSPGAGAHGTPSASTTTTTTGATPSTTTTGSNTRQTAERAARRATDHLLARQHPDGWWKGDLETNVTMDAEDLLLRQFLGIQDDRTTAAAARWIRSQQRDDGAWPTFHGGPGDLSATVEAYVALRLAGDTPEAPWMASASAWVRERGGIARARVFTRIWLALFGWWRWEDLPELPPELMFLPKWVPLNIYSFGQWARQTIVPLTIVAAHRPVRPGPFALDELHTDPLVPNPPRPRPPVNSWDGFFQRLDRALHGYRKIQFRPLRRAALKAGARWIIERQEDDGCWGGIQPPAVYSVIALNLLGYALDHPVLKAGLDSLDRFAVWPDEDTRMIEACQSPVWDTCLATIALADAGLPADHPALVRAAGWMLDEQITKTGDWAVQRPQLPPGGWAFEFHNDNYPDIDDTAEVVLALLRVNHPDPARLRTAVERGVRWNIGMQSKNGAWGAFDADNTSTFPNRLPFCDFGEVIDPPSADVTAHVVEMLAALGLEHDEHTRRGIDWLLAEQEPSGAWFGRWGVNYIYGTGSVVPALTASGLPGSHPAIRRAVAWLESVQNEDGGWGEDLRSYSSEEWIGRGASTASQTAWALLALLAAGERDGQAAERGVRWLAETQKDDGSWDEPQFTGTGFPRDFSINYHLYRMVFPLTALGRYVHGEPFGGPRKGD; via the coding sequence ATGACAGCGACGACCGACGGCAGTCCCGGGGCTGGTGCCCACGGGACACCATCGGCCAGCACGACTACTACTACGACTGGCGCGACGCCGAGTACTACGACGACCGGTAGTAACACCAGACAGACGGCGGAGCGCGCCGCCCGGCGCGCCACCGACCATCTGCTGGCCCGTCAGCACCCGGACGGGTGGTGGAAGGGCGACCTGGAGACCAACGTCACCATGGACGCCGAGGATCTGCTGCTCCGTCAGTTCCTCGGCATCCAGGACGACCGGACCACCGCGGCCGCCGCCCGCTGGATCCGCTCGCAGCAGCGTGACGACGGCGCCTGGCCCACCTTCCACGGCGGACCCGGTGACCTGTCGGCCACCGTTGAGGCCTATGTGGCCCTCAGGCTGGCCGGCGACACGCCCGAGGCGCCATGGATGGCCTCGGCCTCGGCATGGGTGCGCGAGCGGGGCGGCATCGCCCGCGCCAGGGTCTTCACCCGGATCTGGCTGGCCCTGTTCGGCTGGTGGCGCTGGGAGGACCTGCCGGAACTGCCGCCCGAGCTGATGTTCCTGCCCAAGTGGGTCCCGCTCAACATCTACTCCTTCGGCCAGTGGGCCCGGCAGACCATCGTGCCGCTCACCATCGTCGCCGCCCACCGCCCCGTACGCCCCGGTCCCTTCGCCCTCGACGAGCTGCACACCGACCCGCTCGTACCCAACCCGCCGCGCCCCCGGCCGCCGGTCAACAGCTGGGACGGCTTCTTCCAGCGGCTGGACCGGGCCCTGCACGGCTACCGCAAGATCCAGTTCAGGCCGCTGCGCCGGGCCGCGCTCAAGGCGGGCGCCCGCTGGATCATCGAGCGCCAGGAGGACGACGGCTGCTGGGGCGGCATCCAGCCCCCGGCGGTCTACTCGGTCATCGCCCTCAACCTGCTCGGCTACGCCCTCGACCACCCCGTGCTCAAGGCCGGCCTGGACTCCCTGGACCGGTTCGCCGTGTGGCCCGACGAGGACACCCGGATGATCGAGGCCTGCCAGTCCCCGGTCTGGGACACCTGCCTGGCCACCATCGCACTCGCCGACGCGGGCCTTCCCGCCGACCACCCGGCCCTGGTCAGGGCGGCCGGCTGGATGCTCGACGAACAGATCACCAAGACCGGCGACTGGGCCGTCCAGCGCCCCCAACTGCCGCCCGGCGGCTGGGCCTTCGAATTCCACAACGACAACTACCCGGACATCGACGACACCGCCGAGGTCGTCCTCGCCCTGCTGCGCGTCAACCACCCCGACCCGGCCCGGCTCCGCACCGCGGTGGAGCGCGGGGTGCGCTGGAACATCGGCATGCAGTCCAAGAACGGCGCCTGGGGCGCCTTCGACGCCGACAACACCAGCACCTTCCCCAACCGGCTGCCCTTCTGCGACTTCGGCGAGGTCATCGACCCGCCCTCCGCCGATGTCACCGCCCATGTCGTCGAGATGCTGGCGGCGCTGGGCCTGGAGCACGACGAGCACACCCGGCGCGGCATCGACTGGCTGCTCGCCGAACAGGAGCCCAGCGGCGCCTGGTTCGGCCGCTGGGGCGTCAACTACATCTACGGCACCGGCTCGGTCGTCCCCGCGCTGACCGCCTCCGGGCTGCCCGGGAGCCACCCGGCGATCCGGCGGGCGGTGGCCTGGCTGGAATCCGTACAGAACGAGGACGGCGGCTGGGGCGAGGACCTTCGCTCGTACTCCAGCGAGGAATGGATCGGCCGCGGCGCCTCCACCGCCTCGCAGACCGCCTGGGCGCTGCTGGCCCTGCTGGCGGCCGGCGAACGGGACGGGCAGGCCGCCGAGCGCGGGGTGCGCTGGCTGGCCGAGACCCAGAAGGACGACGGGTCCTGGGACGAGCCGCAGTTCACGGGCACCGGCTTCCCCCGGGACTTCTCCATCAACTACCACCTCTACCGGATGGTCTTCCCGCTCACAGCCCTCGGGCGCTATGTGCACGGGGAGCCCTTCGGCGGGCCACGGAAGGGGGACTGA
- a CDS encoding polyprenyl synthetase family protein, with protein sequence MSTSTTGSEIKGETVTAAKEQTTAGVDKASVTELLERGRTMSTPVLRAAVDRLAPPMDTVAAYHFGWIDAQGNPSAGDGGKAVRPALALLSAEVAGAGPETGIPGAVAVELVHNFSLLHDDLMDGDEQRRHRDTVWKVHGAAQAILVGDALFALANEILLEQGTAEAGRATRRLTTATRKLIDGQAQDISFEHRETVTVQECLEMEGNKTGALLACSASIGAVLGGACEADADALEEYGYHLGLSFQAIDDLLGIWGDPAATGKVPWSDLKQRKKSLPVVAALAAGGKASKKLGKLLAADAKAADSADRNDIESFDEEEFATRAALIEAAGGREWTSQEARRQYATAIAALDKVDMRDEVRRKLVGLADFVVVREK encoded by the coding sequence ATGAGCACCAGCACCACCGGTAGTGAAATCAAAGGAGAGACAGTGACCGCTGCCAAGGAGCAGACGACCGCGGGCGTCGACAAGGCGAGCGTGACCGAACTGCTGGAGCGCGGCCGCACGATGTCCACACCCGTGCTGCGCGCGGCCGTGGACCGACTGGCACCCCCGATGGACACCGTCGCCGCCTATCACTTCGGCTGGATCGACGCCCAGGGCAACCCGTCCGCCGGTGACGGCGGCAAGGCGGTGCGCCCCGCGCTCGCCCTGCTCTCCGCCGAGGTGGCGGGCGCTGGACCCGAGACCGGCATCCCCGGCGCGGTCGCGGTGGAGCTGGTGCACAACTTCTCCCTCCTGCACGACGACCTGATGGACGGTGACGAGCAGCGCCGCCACCGCGACACCGTCTGGAAGGTGCACGGCGCCGCCCAGGCCATCCTGGTCGGCGACGCGCTGTTCGCCCTCGCCAACGAGATCCTGCTGGAGCAGGGCACCGCGGAGGCCGGCCGGGCCACCCGGCGGCTGACCACCGCGACCCGCAAACTGATCGACGGTCAGGCCCAGGACATCTCCTTCGAGCACCGCGAGACGGTCACCGTCCAGGAGTGCCTGGAGATGGAGGGCAACAAGACCGGCGCCCTGCTCGCCTGCTCCGCCTCCATCGGCGCCGTTCTCGGCGGCGCCTGCGAGGCCGACGCGGACGCGCTGGAGGAGTACGGCTACCACCTGGGCCTGTCCTTCCAGGCCATCGACGACCTGCTGGGCATCTGGGGAGACCCGGCGGCCACCGGCAAGGTGCCGTGGAGTGACCTGAAGCAGCGCAAGAAGTCACTCCCCGTGGTCGCGGCCCTGGCCGCGGGCGGCAAGGCCTCGAAGAAGCTCGGGAAGCTGCTCGCAGCGGATGCGAAAGCGGCGGATTCGGCGGACCGTAATGATATTGAGTCCTTCGACGAGGAAGAGTTCGCGACGAGGGCCGCGTTGATCGAAGCGGCGGGCGGACGGGAGTGGACCTCCCAGGAAGCCCGTCGGCAGTACGCCACCGCTATCGCCGCGCTCGACAAAGTGGACATGCGGGACGAAGTTCGCCGTAAGCTCGTGGGCCTGGCGGATTTTGTGGTGGTTCGCGAGAAATAA
- the hpnE gene encoding hydroxysqualene dehydroxylase HpnE — MSVHEAAGRPPGAAAVVVGGGLAGTTAALALADAGLRVTLLEGRPRLGGLAFSFKRGELTVDNGQHVFLRCCVAYLRFLDRIGAADLVTLQDRLDVPVLDADGLRLGRLRRTALPVPLHLAASLATYPHLSLKERASVGRAALALRGLDPRDPALDAVDFGSWLRERGQSARTVEALWDLVGIATLNASADEASLGLAAMVFKTGLLSDPGAADIGWAARPLGELHDERARTALDKAGVRTELRARVTRVAREDGGLWEVEAETGPGRGERITADAVVLAVPQRETYDLLPEGALADPDALLGIGTAPILNVHVVYDRKVMRQPFFAAIGSPVQWVFDRTEHSGMAGADGQYIALSQSAAADEIDLPVSELRERYLPELERLLPAARGAAVKDFFVTRERTATFAPTPGVGALRPGPRTRAPGVYVAGAWTATGWPATMESAVRSGLQASRAALTALAHPFDPQPFDIEGLEPA, encoded by the coding sequence ATGAGCGTGCACGAAGCCGCAGGCCGTCCCCCCGGGGCGGCCGCTGTGGTCGTGGGGGGCGGCTTGGCAGGGACGACCGCTGCGCTTGCCCTCGCGGACGCGGGGCTGCGGGTGACGCTCCTGGAAGGCCGGCCGCGCCTGGGCGGGCTGGCGTTCTCCTTCAAGCGGGGCGAGCTGACGGTCGACAACGGCCAGCATGTCTTCCTGCGCTGCTGCGTCGCCTACCTGCGGTTCCTGGACCGGATCGGCGCCGCCGACCTGGTCACCCTGCAGGACCGCCTGGACGTGCCGGTGCTGGACGCCGACGGCCTGCGGCTCGGCCGGCTGCGCCGCACCGCGCTGCCGGTGCCGCTGCATCTGGCGGCCAGCCTCGCCACGTATCCGCATCTGTCCCTGAAGGAGCGCGCCTCGGTCGGCCGGGCGGCGCTCGCGCTGCGCGGGCTGGACCCCCGGGATCCGGCGCTGGACGCGGTGGACTTCGGGAGCTGGCTGCGCGAGCGGGGGCAGTCGGCTCGCACCGTCGAGGCGCTGTGGGACCTGGTCGGCATCGCGACGCTCAACGCGAGCGCGGACGAGGCCTCGCTCGGGCTGGCGGCCATGGTGTTCAAGACCGGGCTGCTGTCCGACCCGGGGGCGGCCGACATCGGCTGGGCCGCCCGTCCGCTGGGCGAGCTGCACGACGAACGGGCCCGCACCGCGCTGGACAAGGCGGGCGTGCGCACCGAGCTGCGGGCCCGTGTTACGCGCGTTGCGCGTGAGGACGGTGGGCTCTGGGAGGTCGAGGCCGAGACCGGCCCCGGCCGGGGGGAGCGGATCACCGCCGACGCGGTCGTACTGGCCGTGCCGCAGCGCGAGACGTACGACCTGCTCCCGGAGGGCGCCTTGGCGGACCCCGACGCGCTGCTGGGCATCGGCACGGCGCCGATTCTCAACGTCCATGTCGTCTACGACCGCAAGGTCATGCGGCAGCCGTTCTTCGCGGCCATCGGCAGCCCGGTGCAGTGGGTTTTCGACCGGACCGAGCACTCCGGCATGGCCGGCGCCGACGGACAGTACATCGCGCTGTCGCAGTCGGCCGCGGCCGACGAGATCGACCTGCCGGTCTCGGAGCTGCGCGAGCGCTATCTCCCCGAGCTGGAGCGACTGCTCCCGGCCGCCCGCGGCGCGGCCGTGAAGGACTTCTTCGTCACCCGGGAGCGGACGGCGACCTTCGCCCCCACCCCCGGCGTCGGCGCACTTCGCCCAGGTCCGCGCACCCGTGCGCCCGGCGTGTACGTGGCGGGCGCGTGGACCGCGACCGGCTGGCCCGCGACCATGGAAAGCGCGGTGCGCAGCGGTTTGCAGGCCTCCCGCGCGGCTCTGACCGCACTGGCCCATCCCTTCGACCCTCAACCCTTCGACATCGAAGGCCTGGAGCCGGCATGA
- the hpnD gene encoding presqualene diphosphate synthase HpnD yields MNGSDHTSGAVLAAYRYCETVTGLQARNFAYGIRLLPLAKRQAMSALYAFSRRVDDIGDGELPPAVKQERLDETRVLLGRVRAGEVAEDDTDPVAVALADTAERFAIPLTGLDELIDGVQMDLRGDTYETWDDLAAYCRCVAGAIGRLSLGVFGTVRDAHGAERASEYADTLGLALQLTNILRDVREDAANGRTYLPANDLAKFGCSAGFQEAVPPPGADFTGLIEFEVRRARALFATGYRLLPMLDRRSGACVAAMAGIYRRLLERIAADPEAVLRGRVSLPGHEKAYVAARGLAGLDSRRVARRQV; encoded by the coding sequence GTGAACGGCTCCGACCACACGTCCGGCGCGGTGCTCGCTGCCTACCGCTACTGCGAGACCGTAACCGGTCTCCAGGCCCGCAACTTCGCCTACGGCATCCGACTTCTGCCGCTCGCCAAGCGCCAGGCCATGTCCGCTCTCTACGCCTTCTCCCGTCGCGTCGACGACATCGGTGACGGCGAACTCCCCCCTGCCGTCAAGCAGGAGCGGCTCGACGAGACCCGTGTGCTCCTCGGCCGGGTCCGCGCCGGCGAGGTCGCCGAGGACGACACCGACCCGGTCGCCGTCGCCCTCGCCGACACCGCGGAGCGCTTCGCGATCCCGCTCACCGGGCTCGACGAGCTCATCGACGGCGTCCAGATGGACCTGCGCGGCGACACCTACGAGACCTGGGACGACCTCGCCGCCTACTGCCGTTGCGTCGCCGGGGCCATCGGCCGGCTCTCCCTCGGCGTGTTCGGCACGGTGCGCGACGCGCACGGCGCCGAACGGGCCTCGGAGTACGCCGACACCCTCGGCCTGGCCCTCCAGCTCACCAACATCCTGCGCGACGTCCGCGAGGACGCGGCCAACGGCCGCACCTATCTGCCCGCCAACGACCTGGCCAAGTTCGGCTGTTCGGCCGGCTTCCAGGAGGCGGTGCCGCCGCCCGGCGCCGACTTCACCGGCCTGATCGAGTTCGAAGTCCGGCGTGCCCGGGCGCTGTTCGCCACGGGCTACCGGCTGCTCCCGATGCTCGACCGGCGCAGCGGTGCCTGCGTCGCCGCGATGGCCGGCATCTACCGGCGGCTGCTGGAGCGGATCGCCGCCGACCCCGAGGCGGTGCTGCGCGGAAGGGTGTCGCTGCCCGGCCACGAGAAGGCGTACGTGGCCGCGCGCGGCCTCGCCGGCCTGGACTCCCGCCGTGTGGCGAGGAGGCAGGTGTGA
- the hpnC gene encoding squalene synthase HpnC, which yields MTAAPDAQSRAVLDKAARENFPVAPFFVPRAWRADLMAVYGFARLVDDIGDGDLANGGRDDALRLGLPEDAAGDRLAMLDAFEADLRRVFADGPDTVPRHPLLAALRPTVRRCGLTPAPFLGLIEANRQDQKVRRYATYDDLLAYCELSANPVGRLVLGITGTATPERIRRSDAICTALQIVEHLQDVTEDLGRDRIYLPAEDMKRFGVTETDLTAPTAGAPVRALVAYEAERARDLLNEGTPLVGSVHGRLRLLLAGFVGGGRAALGAVADAGYDVLPGPPRATRFSLLREVGSTLRREG from the coding sequence GTGACGGCCGCGCCAGACGCGCAGTCGCGCGCTGTGCTCGACAAGGCCGCGCGCGAGAACTTCCCGGTCGCGCCGTTCTTCGTGCCCCGCGCCTGGCGCGCCGACCTCATGGCCGTCTACGGCTTCGCCCGCCTCGTCGACGACATCGGTGACGGCGACCTCGCCAACGGCGGCCGGGACGACGCACTGCGCCTCGGGCTGCCGGAGGACGCCGCCGGCGACCGCCTCGCCATGCTCGACGCCTTCGAGGCCGACCTGCGGCGCGTGTTCGCCGACGGCCCGGACACCGTCCCGCGTCATCCCCTGCTGGCGGCCCTGCGCCCCACCGTACGGCGCTGCGGGCTCACCCCCGCGCCCTTCCTCGGCCTGATCGAGGCCAACCGCCAGGACCAGAAGGTGCGCCGCTACGCGACGTACGACGACCTGCTGGCCTACTGCGAGCTGTCCGCCAACCCGGTCGGGCGGCTCGTGCTCGGCATCACCGGCACCGCGACCCCGGAGCGGATCCGCCGCTCCGACGCGATCTGCACCGCACTGCAGATCGTCGAGCACCTCCAGGACGTGACCGAGGACCTCGGCCGCGACCGTATTTATCTGCCCGCCGAGGACATGAAGCGCTTCGGCGTCACCGAAACCGATCTGACCGCACCAACCGCAGGCGCACCGGTGCGCGCGCTGGTGGCTTACGAAGCAGAACGCGCCCGCGACCTGCTGAATGAAGGCACCCCCCTGGTGGGTAGCGTCCACGGCAGACTCAGACTGCTGCTCGCCGGCTTCGTGGGGGGAGGCCGAGCCGCCCTCGGGGCGGTGGCGGACGCGGGCTACGACGTGCTGCCCGGACCGCCCAGGGCCACCAGGTTCAGCCTGCTGCGTGAGGTGGGGTCGACATTGCGAAGAGAGGGGTGA
- a CDS encoding RICIN domain-containing protein, protein MSHADADAAVQQHRPAVEAYARLCCPDPEAAADLVMEASNRADTASIYYGARPETAWLPFLLAEVRRTAASWAEEESTAQVLAPDFRLWYRELASVFGGPGTMRPAEEASPVLQAFNALTDRARYALWHQVIEGEPDAGGEADAALDSLRDSYLRRLTDRAPNPECHHYSRMLGAIVRGTNQRTSDDLEIHLAVCPACSTGYGDLMLITRPSPARRVTLAGRLLLWGHEAYLAERARTRTLLPVVVPDAERRRPPKRRFPTAATGLAAVLATAAAAGVAAAIVPSLTTDSGTGVAAPPGVRASASRSVAGSPSPAGASPSPTETPSSATGAATITLRSSATGQCLQIAGGSALLSVKPAQAVCDSSTAQKWLVLDIEGDAVKLRNAASSLCLDIDGKRTKGAVVLQRPCAIGEQDQMWLLKVYKRSGYIVAVCKTNAALQLGLNGTGKTGAVVLAGAGDGTVGRFALDNGLK, encoded by the coding sequence ATGAGCCACGCCGACGCCGATGCGGCCGTCCAGCAGCACCGGCCCGCGGTGGAGGCCTACGCGCGGCTGTGCTGCCCGGATCCGGAAGCGGCTGCCGACCTGGTCATGGAGGCGTCGAACCGCGCCGACACGGCGAGCATCTACTACGGCGCGCGTCCGGAGACCGCGTGGCTGCCGTTCCTGCTGGCCGAGGTGCGCCGGACGGCGGCCTCGTGGGCGGAGGAGGAGAGCACGGCGCAGGTGCTCGCACCGGACTTCCGGCTCTGGTACCGCGAGCTGGCCTCGGTGTTCGGCGGGCCGGGGACGATGCGCCCGGCCGAGGAGGCCTCGCCGGTGCTCCAGGCGTTCAACGCCCTGACGGACCGGGCCCGGTACGCCTTATGGCACCAGGTCATCGAGGGGGAGCCGGACGCCGGGGGCGAGGCCGACGCGGCACTGGACTCGCTGCGCGACAGCTATCTGCGGCGGCTGACCGACCGTGCCCCGAACCCGGAGTGCCACCACTACAGCCGGATGCTCGGGGCCATCGTGCGCGGCACCAACCAGCGCACCAGCGACGACCTGGAGATCCATCTCGCGGTCTGCCCGGCCTGCTCCACCGGCTACGGCGACCTGATGCTGATCACCCGGCCCAGCCCCGCCCGCCGGGTCACGCTGGCCGGCCGGCTGCTGCTGTGGGGCCATGAGGCCTATCTGGCCGAGCGCGCCCGCACCCGTACGCTGCTGCCCGTGGTGGTACCGGACGCGGAGCGGCGACGGCCGCCCAAACGGCGGTTCCCGACGGCCGCCACGGGGCTGGCGGCCGTACTGGCGACGGCGGCCGCCGCGGGGGTGGCCGCCGCCATCGTGCCGTCCCTGACCACCGACAGCGGGACCGGCGTCGCCGCGCCCCCGGGCGTACGCGCCAGCGCCTCGCGGAGCGTCGCCGGCTCCCCGTCACCGGCCGGCGCGAGCCCCTCCCCCACCGAGACCCCGTCGAGCGCCACCGGGGCCGCGACGATCACCCTCCGTAGTTCGGCGACCGGGCAGTGCCTCCAGATAGCCGGCGGCTCGGCCCTGCTGAGCGTCAAACCGGCCCAGGCGGTCTGCGACTCCTCCACCGCGCAGAAGTGGCTGGTGCTCGACATCGAGGGCGACGCGGTCAAACTGCGCAACGCCGCCAGCAGCCTGTGCCTGGACATCGACGGCAAGCGGACGAAGGGCGCCGTCGTCCTCCAACGCCCGTGCGCCATCGGCGAGCAGGACCAGATGTGGCTGCTCAAGGTCTACAAGCGCTCGGGCTACATCGTCGCGGTCTGCAAGACCAACGCCGCGCTGCAGCTCGGCCTCAACGGCACGGGGAAAACCGGCGCCGTAGTCCTCGCCGGCGCCGGCGACGGGACGGTCGGGCGGTTCGCCCTCGACAACGGGCTCAAGTGA
- a CDS encoding ABC transporter ATP-binding protein produces MRAAIEARGLTKTFSTTKRQPGLRGTLRSLVAPQRVSKTAVEDVSFSVATGELVALLGPNGAGKSTTIKMLTGILTPTSGEASVVGTVPYRERERNARNIGAVFGQRSQLWWDLPARESFTILRDIYGVGEAEHAARLLEFDDLLELSSFWDTRIRHLSLGQRVRCDLAAALLHDPPVVFLDEPTIGMDVVVKEQVRRFLRHQVEERGRTVLLTTHDMTEVERLAERVVLINHGRIVLDGTLDEIRQRFGGGWRVNATVLGENRVACPEGLRILHEEGPRLVFGPGRGSELTPHQALKRIIECYDVADIAVEESDLEDVMRTAYLREAA; encoded by the coding sequence ATGCGTGCCGCCATCGAAGCCCGAGGACTGACCAAGACCTTCAGCACCACGAAACGCCAACCGGGCCTGCGCGGCACCCTGCGCTCGCTGGTCGCACCCCAACGGGTGTCCAAGACCGCGGTCGAGGACGTGTCCTTCTCCGTCGCCACCGGCGAACTCGTCGCCCTGCTCGGCCCGAACGGGGCCGGGAAATCGACCACCATCAAGATGCTCACCGGCATCCTCACCCCGACCTCCGGCGAGGCCTCCGTCGTCGGCACCGTCCCCTACCGCGAGCGGGAGCGCAACGCCCGTAACATCGGGGCGGTCTTCGGCCAGCGCTCGCAGCTGTGGTGGGACCTGCCGGCCCGCGAGTCCTTCACGATCCTGCGCGACATCTACGGCGTCGGGGAAGCCGAACACGCGGCGCGGCTGCTGGAGTTCGACGACCTGCTGGAGCTGTCCTCGTTCTGGGACACCCGGATCCGCCATCTCTCGCTCGGCCAGCGGGTGCGCTGCGACCTGGCCGCCGCCCTGCTCCACGACCCGCCGGTGGTCTTCCTCGACGAGCCGACCATCGGCATGGACGTCGTCGTCAAGGAGCAGGTCCGGCGCTTCCTGCGCCACCAGGTCGAGGAGCGCGGCCGCACCGTGCTGCTCACCACCCATGACATGACCGAGGTCGAGCGGCTCGCCGAGCGCGTCGTCCTGATCAACCACGGCCGGATCGTGCTGGACGGCACGCTGGACGAGATCCGGCAGCGCTTCGGCGGCGGCTGGCGGGTCAACGCCACCGTCCTCGGGGAGAACCGCGTGGCGTGCCCCGAAGGGCTGAGGATCCTGCACGAGGAGGGCCCCCGGCTGGTCTTCGGTCCCGGGCGCGGGAGCGAACTCACCCCGCACCAGGCGCTCAAGCGGATCATCGAGTGCTACGACGTCGCGGACATCGCCGTCGAGGAGAGCGATCTGGAAGACGTCATGCGCACCGCGTATCTGCGAGAGGCGGCATGA
- a CDS encoding ABC-2 family transporter protein, with the protein MTATAAPTTFPRAWRTARVTPLAELLAPGRIAATAVRLGLQVFLVTCLWRALYAGTHSSAGLVKEQAVSYAVLAALATRIRGLDRGAGRDTVIQHIQYGTIVYWFLRPVPPQRYYLYRALGDQAYGFAWAAVAYALCRLTGVLEAPASAGAGAAFAVSLLLGQIVLYYLTLLIDLLCFWTIQNNSALLILQFAQNLLSGAYAPLWFFPGWFVAMSAVLPFQSTLNVPLSLYIGRIPLSDLPAQLAVQAVWVLLLALLTRLLWRRAAARVVSQGG; encoded by the coding sequence ATGACCGCCACCGCCGCCCCCACCACTTTCCCCCGCGCCTGGCGGACCGCGCGCGTCACCCCGCTCGCCGAGCTCCTGGCCCCCGGCCGGATCGCCGCCACCGCCGTACGCCTGGGCCTGCAGGTCTTCCTGGTCACCTGCCTGTGGCGGGCGCTGTACGCCGGCACCCACAGCAGCGCCGGCCTGGTGAAGGAACAGGCCGTCAGCTACGCGGTGCTCGCCGCCCTGGCCACCCGCATCCGCGGCCTGGACCGGGGCGCGGGCCGCGACACGGTGATCCAGCACATCCAGTACGGCACGATCGTCTACTGGTTCCTGCGCCCGGTCCCGCCGCAGCGCTACTACCTCTACCGCGCGCTCGGCGACCAGGCGTACGGATTCGCCTGGGCCGCCGTCGCGTACGCGCTCTGCCGCCTCACCGGCGTGCTGGAGGCGCCCGCCTCGGCCGGTGCGGGAGCCGCCTTCGCGGTGAGCCTGCTGCTGGGCCAGATCGTCCTGTACTACCTGACGCTGCTGATCGATCTGCTCTGCTTCTGGACCATCCAGAACAACTCGGCGCTGCTGATCCTGCAGTTCGCGCAGAACCTGCTCTCCGGCGCCTACGCCCCGCTGTGGTTCTTCCCCGGCTGGTTCGTGGCGATGAGCGCGGTCCTGCCGTTCCAGTCCACCCTCAATGTCCCGCTGTCGCTCTACATCGGCCGCATCCCGCTGTCCGACCTGCCCGCGCAACTCGCCGTCCAGGCCGTCTGGGTGCTGCTGCTCGCCCTGCTCACCCGGCTGCTGTGGCGCAGGGCGGCGGCCCGAGTCGTCTCCCAGGGAGGGTGA